The following are from one region of the Fusobacterium russii ATCC 25533 genome:
- the rsmI gene encoding 16S rRNA (cytidine(1402)-2'-O)-methyltransferase: protein MLYIVATPIGNLEDMTFRAVRILKEVNYIFAEDTRVTRKLLSYYEINNTVYRYDEHTKQHQIANIINLLKEGKNIALVTDAGTPCISDPGYELVDEVHKEGIKVIAIPGASALTSAISVSGVNTRRFAFEGFLPKKKGRQTLFKDLAEEKERAIVIYESPFRIEKTLKDIENFMGVREVVIIREITKIYEEVLRGSTSELISKLEKNPIKGEIVLIIKPME, encoded by the coding sequence ATGCTGTATATAGTGGCAACACCAATCGGTAATTTGGAAGATATGACTTTTAGAGCAGTAAGAATACTAAAAGAAGTAAACTATATCTTTGCAGAAGATACAAGAGTTACTAGAAAATTACTTTCATATTATGAAATAAATAATACTGTATATAGATATGATGAGCATACAAAGCAACATCAGATTGCCAATATAATAAATTTATTAAAAGAAGGAAAAAATATTGCTCTTGTTACAGATGCAGGCACACCATGCATATCTGACCCAGGCTATGAGCTTGTTGATGAGGTACATAAAGAGGGAATAAAGGTAATAGCTATACCTGGAGCAAGTGCATTAACATCAGCTATCTCTGTTTCAGGAGTAAATACTAGAAGATTTGCTTTTGAAGGTTTTCTTCCCAAAAAAAAAGGGAGGCAGACACTTTTTAAAGACTTAGCAGAAGAGAAAGAAAGAGCAATAGTAATTTATGAATCTCCTTTTAGGATTGAAAAAACTTTAAAAGATATAGAAAATTTTATGGGAGTAAGAGAGGTTGTTATTATAAGAGAAATAACTAAAATTTATGAAGAAGTTCTAAGAGGTAGTACAAGTGAGCTGATTAGTAAATTAGAGAAGAATCCTATAAAGGGAGAGATAGTCCTTATTATAAAACCTATGGAATAA
- the ylqF gene encoding ribosome biogenesis GTPase YlqF, with the protein MSMTQINWYPGHMKKTKDLIKENLKLIDVVLEVVDARIPISSKNPDIAKLAQNKKRIIVLNKSDLLTKEELIKWKEYFKNEKLADEVVELSAETGFNVKQLYVAIEKVSKEKKQKLLEKGLKKVNIRIIVLGIPNVGKSRLINRIVGKNSAGVGNKPGFTKGKQWVKIKEGIELLDTPGILWPKFESQEVGMRLAITGAIRDEILPIEDVACEFIKKMINLHKWEVLKQRYRLLEEDKDEITENILEKIALRMSMLNKGGELNILQAAYTLLRDYRAGKLGKFGLDNFENFMDD; encoded by the coding sequence ATGTCAATGACACAAATAAATTGGTATCCCGGACATATGAAAAAAACTAAAGATCTTATCAAAGAAAACTTAAAATTGATAGATGTTGTTTTAGAAGTTGTTGATGCAAGGATTCCAATATCAAGTAAAAATCCTGATATAGCTAAATTAGCCCAAAATAAGAAGAGAATAATTGTGCTAAATAAATCAGATTTGCTTACTAAAGAAGAACTTATAAAGTGGAAAGAATATTTTAAAAATGAAAAATTGGCAGATGAGGTTGTGGAGTTAAGTGCAGAAACCGGTTTTAATGTTAAACAGCTTTATGTGGCAATAGAAAAAGTATCAAAGGAAAAAAAACAGAAATTATTAGAAAAAGGCTTAAAGAAAGTAAATATAAGGATAATAGTTTTAGGCATACCTAATGTTGGTAAATCAAGATTAATAAACAGAATTGTTGGGAAAAACAGTGCAGGCGTAGGAAATAAACCTGGTTTTACTAAAGGAAAACAATGGGTAAAAATAAAGGAAGGAATAGAGCTCTTAGATACACCCGGAATTTTATGGCCTAAGTTTGAGAGCCAAGAAGTTGGAATGAGGCTGGCAATAACAGGGGCAATAAGAGATGAAATACTACCGATAGAAGATGTAGCTTGCGAATTTATAAAAAAAATGATAAATTTGCATAAGTGGGAAGTATTGAAGCAGAGATACAGACTTTTAGAAGAAGACAAAGATGAAATAACTGAAAACATTTTAGAAAAAATTGCTCTTAGAATGTCTATGTTAAATAAGGGTGGCGAACTTAATATATTACAGGCAGCCTATACTTTATTGAGAGATTATAGAGCAGGAAAACTTGGGAAATTTGGGCTTGATAACTTTGAAAATTTTATGGATGATTAA